The following proteins are encoded in a genomic region of Eulemur rufifrons isolate Redbay chromosome 18, OSU_ERuf_1, whole genome shotgun sequence:
- the POU4F2 gene encoding POU domain, class 4, transcription factor 2 isoform X1, which translates to MMMMSLNSKQAFSMPHGGSLHVEPKYSALHSASPGSSAPTAPTASSPSSSSNAGGGGGGGGGGGGRSSSSSSSGSSGSGGGASEAMRRACLPTPPSNIFGGLDESLLARAEALAAVDIVSQSKSHHHHPPHHSPFKPDATYHTMNTIPCTSAASSSSVPISHPSALAGTHHHHHHHHHHHHQPHQALEGELLEHLSPGLALGAMAGPDGAVVSTPAHAPHMATMNPMHQAALSMAHAHGLPSHMGCMSDVDADPRDLEAFAERFKQRRIKLGVTQADVGSALANLKIPGVGSLSQSTICRFESLTLSHNNMIALKPILQAWLEEAEKSHREKLTKPELFNGAEKKRKRTSIAAPEKRSLEAYFAIQPRPSSEKIAAIAEKLDLKKNVVRVWFCNQRQKQKRMKYSAGI; encoded by the exons atgatgatgatgtccCTGAACAGCAAGCAGGCGTTCAGCATGCCTCACGGCGGCAGCCTGCACGTGGAGCCCAAGTACTCGGCACTGCACAGCGCCTCGCCCGGCTCCTCGGCGCCCACGGCCCCCACGGCCAGCTCCCCCAGCAGCTCGAGCAATGctggtggcggtggcggcggcggcggaggcggcggcggccggaGCAGCAGCTCTAGTagcagcggcagcagcggcaGCGGTGGCGGGGCCTCGGAGGCGATGCGGAGAGCCTGTCTTCCAACCCCACCG AGCAATATATTCGGCGGGCTGGATGAGAGTTTGCTGGCCCGCGCCGAGGCTCTGGCGGCCGTGGACATCGTCTCCCAGAGCAAGAGCCACCACCACCATCCGCCCCACCACAGCCCCTTCAAGCCGGACGCCACCTACCACACCATGAACACCATCCCGTGCACGTCGGCCGCCTCCTCTTCATCCGTGCCCATCTCGCACCCGTCCGCGCTGGCGGGCAcgcaccaccaccatcaccatcaccaccaccaccaccaccagccgCACCAGGCGCTCGAGGGCGAGCTGCTGGAGCACCTGAGTCCAGGGCTGGCCCTGGGCGCCATGGCGGGCCCCGACGGCGCCGTGGTGTCCACGCCGGCTCACGCGCCGCACATGGCCACCATGAACCCCATGCACCAAGCTGCGCTCAGCATGGCTCACGCGCACGGGCTGCCCTCGCACATGGGCTGCATGAGCGACGTGGACGCCGACCCGCGGGACCTGGAGGCGTTCGCCGAGCGCTTCAAGCAGCGACGCATCAAGCTGGGGGTGACCCAGGCAGACGTGGGCTCCGCGCTGGCTAACCTCAAGATCCCTGGTGTGGGCTCGCTTAGCCAGAGCACCATCTGCAGATTTGAGTCCCTTACACTGTCGCACAACAACATGATAGCGCTCAAACCCATCCTGCAGGCATGGCTAGAGGAGGCCGAGAAGTCCCATCGCGAGAAGCTCACCAAGCCTGAGCTCTTCAACGGCGCAGAGAAGAAGCGCAAGCGCACGTCCATTGCCGCGCCGGAGAAGCGCTCGCTGGAAGCGTACTTCGCCATCCAGCCACGGCCCTCCTCGGAGAAGATCGCCGCCATAGCGGAGAAGCTGGACCTTAAGAAAAACGTGGTCCGCGTCTGGTTCTGCAAccagaggcagaaacagaaaagaatgaaatattccGCCGGCATTTAG
- the POU4F2 gene encoding POU domain, class 4, transcription factor 2 isoform X2: MMSLNSKQAFSMPHGGSLHVEPKYSALHSASPGSSAMRRACLPTPQLQSNIFGGLDESLLARAEALAAVDIVSQSKSHHHHPPHHSPFKPDATYHTMNTIPCTSAASSSSVPISHPSALAGTHHHHHHHHHHHHQPHQALEGELLEHLSPGLALGAMAGPDGAVVSTPAHAPHMATMNPMHQAALSMAHAHGLPSHMGCMSDVDADPRDLEAFAERFKQRRIKLGVTQADVGSALANLKIPGVGSLSQSTICRFESLTLSHNNMIALKPILQAWLEEAEKSHREKLTKPELFNGAEKKRKRTSIAAPEKRSLEAYFAIQPRPSSEKIAAIAEKLDLKKNVVRVWFCNQRQKQKRMKYSAGI; the protein is encoded by the exons atgatgtccCTGAACAGCAAGCAGGCGTTCAGCATGCCTCACGGCGGCAGCCTGCACGTGGAGCCCAAGTACTCGGCACTGCACAGCGCCTCGCCCGGCTCCTCG GCGATGCGGAGAGCCTGTCTTCCAACCCC GCAATTGCAGAGCAATATATTCGGCGGGCTGGATGAGAGTTTGCTGGCCCGCGCCGAGGCTCTGGCGGCCGTGGACATCGTCTCCCAGAGCAAGAGCCACCACCACCATCCGCCCCACCACAGCCCCTTCAAGCCGGACGCCACCTACCACACCATGAACACCATCCCGTGCACGTCGGCCGCCTCCTCTTCATCCGTGCCCATCTCGCACCCGTCCGCGCTGGCGGGCAcgcaccaccaccatcaccatcaccaccaccaccaccaccagccgCACCAGGCGCTCGAGGGCGAGCTGCTGGAGCACCTGAGTCCAGGGCTGGCCCTGGGCGCCATGGCGGGCCCCGACGGCGCCGTGGTGTCCACGCCGGCTCACGCGCCGCACATGGCCACCATGAACCCCATGCACCAAGCTGCGCTCAGCATGGCTCACGCGCACGGGCTGCCCTCGCACATGGGCTGCATGAGCGACGTGGACGCCGACCCGCGGGACCTGGAGGCGTTCGCCGAGCGCTTCAAGCAGCGACGCATCAAGCTGGGGGTGACCCAGGCAGACGTGGGCTCCGCGCTGGCTAACCTCAAGATCCCTGGTGTGGGCTCGCTTAGCCAGAGCACCATCTGCAGATTTGAGTCCCTTACACTGTCGCACAACAACATGATAGCGCTCAAACCCATCCTGCAGGCATGGCTAGAGGAGGCCGAGAAGTCCCATCGCGAGAAGCTCACCAAGCCTGAGCTCTTCAACGGCGCAGAGAAGAAGCGCAAGCGCACGTCCATTGCCGCGCCGGAGAAGCGCTCGCTGGAAGCGTACTTCGCCATCCAGCCACGGCCCTCCTCGGAGAAGATCGCCGCCATAGCGGAGAAGCTGGACCTTAAGAAAAACGTGGTCCGCGTCTGGTTCTGCAAccagaggcagaaacagaaaagaatgaaatattccGCCGGCATTTAG